In the Vespa crabro chromosome 10, iyVesCrab1.2, whole genome shotgun sequence genome, one interval contains:
- the LOC124427280 gene encoding ephrin type-A receptor 5 isoform X6 — MAPFFAASTLAGVLRPLLALLLALLIGCPRAIHAEQVVLLDTTTEAKLEWTRYPYGPQASTPGWVEESFTNFDKGINWRSYVVCDVAYNNVNNWLWTPFIERGPANRMYIEIKFTTRDCSLFPGNALSCKETFSLLYYEFDAATKEPPPWEPDSYKLIGRIAAGEGRFNTNTEVVINTEIKSVPVTKKGVYFAFRDQGACISLLAIKVYYISCPEISVNFAHFPATPTGREVALVEQTIGTCVANAVKIETPTFLCKGDGKWYLPSGGCHCKPGYQADIEKQQCIECPIGRFKHEAGPHNCELCPTHSKSTDQAVTECRCDADYYRATDDPKKMPCTQPPSAPQNLTVNFVDQSTVILSWNAPHKLGGRTDTTYRVVCDACSMGVKYIPNTEIFNDTKITITGLNAVTTYRFQVFAENGVSAQAGKSEYVDITVTTEASVPSLVSNVRITSVKSSELSISWDAPVTEVGGDSDHVERYEVRCYPRFDDAINATVIQTSDLSATFKGLKPATDYAIQVRAKTTRGWGEYTPVIYKKTPHAMGLDYVGEDDNMQVRIIAGAVVAVVVLLVIIIVMTVLFLRRNPLHLNPYASLDSTHIMQFRCSRASDECNKKQPSDCDTLEYRNGEGLVVTYMHCKMDSSPIVTTHTNNKSKSSLTTPLFTPAVGVTGAGAGGTGGTGARSYVDPHTYEDPNQAVREFAREIDAGYITIEAIIGGGEFGDVCRGKLKLPPDGRTEIDVAIKTLKPGSADKARNDFLTEASIMGQFEHPNVIFLQGVVTKSNPVMIITEFMENGSLDTFLRANDGKFQVLQLVGMLRGIASGMQYLAEMNYVHRDLAARNVLVNAALVCKIADFGLSREIESATEGAYTTRGGKIPVRWTAPEAIAFRKFTSASDVWSMGIVCWEVMSYGERPYWNWSNQDVIKSIEKGYRLPAPMDCPEAIYQLMLDCWQKERTHRPTFANLTQTLDKLIRSPDTLRKIAQNSVLDRGTNPLAPDAVDLTQLTSVSEWLASIKMSRYAESFERAGVTTLEAAARVTVQELTALGITLVGHQKKIMNSVTALRAQMSATSQSFLV; from the exons TGGGTGGAAGAGTCATTCACAAACTTCGACAAGGGCATCAATTGGCGGAGTTACGTCGTCTGCGACGTTGCTTACAACAACGTGAACAATTGGCTCTGGACGCCGTTCATCGAGAGGGGTCCGGCGAATCGCATGTACATAGAAATCAAATTCACGACACGAGACTGCTCGTTGTTCCCTGGAAATGCTCTTAGCTGCAAGGAGACATTCAGTCTTCTCTACTACGAGTTTGACGCTGCTACGAAAGAGCCACCACCATGGGAGCCGGACAGTTATAAACTCATCG GACGAATAGCCGCTGGCGAGGGTAGATTCAACACGAATACGGAAGTGGTGATAAACACCGAAATAAAGTCCGTACCAGTTACGAAGAAGGGCGTGTACTTTGCCTTCCGTGATCAAGGTGCCTGCATCTCGCTTCTCGCTATAAAGGTTTATTACATTAGCTGTCCGGAAATCTCGGTGAACTTCGCTCATTTTCCGGCGACACCAACCGGCCGCGAAGTTGCCTTGGTCGAACAAACGATCGGCACCTGCGTCGCGAATGCTGTTAAGATCGAGACACCGACGTTCCTTTGCAAGGGTGATGGTAAATGGTATCTACCAAGTGGTGGATGTCATTGCAAACCTGGTTACCAAGCGGACATTGAAAAGCAGCAGTGCATTGAGTGTCCAATCGGTAGATTCAAGCATGAGGCTGGACCCCACAACTGCGAGCTGTGTCCTACTCATAGCAAATCGACCGATCAGGCTGTCACCGAGTGCCGGTGCGATGCCGATTATTACAGAGCTACTGATGATCCCAAGAAAATGCCTTGCACGC AACCACCGTCGGCGCCTCAGAACTTAACCGTCAATTTTGTGGACCAATCGACGGTGATCCTTTCATGGAACGCACCGCACAAACTCGGTGGTAGGACCGACACAACGTATAGGGTCGTTTGCGATGCTTGCAGTATGGGtgttaaatatatacctaACACG GAGATCTTCAACGATACGAAGATTACGATCACTGGCTTAAATGCTGTCACTACTTATCGTTTCCAAGTGTTCGCCGAAAATGGTGTGTCCGCACAGGCTGGTAAGTCGGAATACGTGGACATCACGGTCACTACCGAAGCGAGTGTACCAAGTTTGGTGAGCAATGTTAGAATCACGAGCGTCAAAAGTTCCGAGCTGAGCATTAGTTGGGATGCACCGGTCACGGAAGTAGGTGGAGATAGCGATCACGTCGAAAGATACGAAG TGAGGTGTTATCCGCGCTTCGACGATGCCATTAACGCCACTGTGATCCAAACTTCAGATCTCTCTGCCACTTTTAAAGGCCTAAAACCAGCAACGGATTACGCGATTCAGGTTCGAGCTAAAACCACACGTGGCTGGGGCGAATATACTCCTGTTATCTACAAAAAGACACCGCACGCGATGGGACTCG attatGTCGGTGAAGATGACAATATGCAAGTCAGAATAATTGCCGGTGCAGTAGTTGCAGTTGTCGTCCTTCttgttatcatcatcgtcatgaCCGTTCTCTTCCTGAGAAG AAACCCTTTACATTTAAACCCATACGCTTCACTCGACTCGACTCATATAATGCAATTTCGATGCAGCAGGGCCTCAGACGAGTGTAACAAGAAACAGCCGAGCGATTGCGACACCTTGGAATACAGAAACGGCGAAG GACTAGTTGTGACCTACA TGCACTGCAAAATGGACAGTTCACCGATTGTGACAACCCACACCAACAACAAGAGCAAGTCGTCGC TGACGACGCCGCTGTTCACGCCTGCAGTGGGAGTAACTGGAGCGGGTGCTGGAGGTACAGGTGGAACCGGTGCTAGAAGCTACGTTGATCCTCACACCTACGAAGATCCAAATCAGGCTGTTCGAGAATTTGCTAGAGAGATCGACGCTGGATATATCACGATAGAGGCCATAATCG GTGGTGGTGAATTCGGAGACGTTTGTCGTGGTAAATTGAAACTACCACCAGATGGTCGAACTGAAATCGACGTGGCCATAAAGACATTGAAACCTGGCTCTGCTGACAAAGCACGGAACGACTTTCTAACGGAAGCTTCGATAATGGGTCAGTTTGAGCATCCCAATGTGATATTCCTTCAGGGTGTCGTGACAAAGAGCAATCCAGTGATGATCATCACCGAATTCATGGAGAACGGAAGTTTGGACACTTTTCTTCGAGCGAACGATGGTAAATTCCAAGTGCTTCAGCTGGTCGGTATGTTACGTGGTATAGCCAGTGGTATGCAGTATCTCGCTGAAATGAATTACGTTCATCGTGATCTCGCGGCAAGAAATGTCCTAGTGAATGCTGCTCTGGTTTGTAAGATAGCTGATTTTGGACTGAGCCGAGAGATTGAAAGCGCGACAGAGGGCGCATATACGACCAGG GGCGGTAAGATTCCGGTACGATGGACAGCACCAGAGGCAATAGCATTCCGTAAATTCACTAGCGCCTCCGACGTCTGGAGTATGGGCATCGTTTGTTGGGAAGTCATGTCCTACGGCGAGAGACCATATTGGAATTGGTCCAACCAAGATGTGATAAAGTCGATCGAAAAAGGATACAGACTTCCAGCACCGATGGACTGTCCCGAAGCAATCTATCAGTTAATGCTCGACTGTTGGCAGAAAGAACGAACTCATCGGCCTACCTTCGCCAATCTCACTCAGACATTGGATAAACTCATACGGAGTCCGGACACTTTGAGGAAAATCGCTCAAAACAG TGTTCTTGACAGGGGCACCAATCCACTGGCGCCGGACGCGGTGGACTTGACGCAGTTGACCTCGGTCAGCGAGTGGTTGGCCTCGATCAAAATGTCTCGATATGCTGAAAGTTTCGAGAGGGCAGGAGTGACCACGTTGGAGGCAGCAGCTCGCGTTACCGTTCAAGAACTCACCGCACTTGGTATAACCCTGGTCGGTCATCAAAAGAAGATCATGAACAGTGTGACGGCGTTAAGAGCGCAAATGTCCGCCACGTCGCAGAGCTTTCTCGtttag
- the LOC124427280 gene encoding ephrin type-A receptor 5 isoform X1: MAPFFAASTLAGVLRPLLALLLALLIGCPRAIHAEQVVLLDTTTEAKLEWTRYPYGPQASTPGWVEESFTNFDKGINWRSYVVCDVAYNNVNNWLWTPFIERGPANRMYIEIKFTTRDCSLFPGNALSCKETFSLLYYEFDAATKEPPPWEPDSYKLIGRIAAGEGRFNTNTEVVINTEIKSVPVTKKGVYFAFRDQGACISLLAIKVYYISCPEISVNFAHFPATPTGREVALVEQTIGTCVANAVKIETPTFLCKGDGKWYLPSGGCHCKPGYQADIEKQQCIECPIGRFKHEAGPHNCELCPTHSKSTDQAVTECRCDADYYRATDDPKKMPCTQPPSAPQNLTVNFVDQSTVILSWNAPHKLGGRTDTTYRVVCDACSMGVKYIPNTEIFNDTKITITGLNAVTTYRFQVFAENGVSAQAGKSEYVDITVTTEASVPSLVSNVRITSVKSSELSISWDAPVTEVGGDSDHVERYEVRCYPRFDDAINATVIQTSDLSATFKGLKPATDYAIQVRAKTTRGWGEYTPVIYKKTPHAMGLDYVGEDDNMQVRIIAGAVVAVVVLLVIIIVMTVLFLRRNPLHLNPYASLDSTHIMQFRCSRASDECNKKQPSDCDTLEYRNGEGLVVTYMHCKMDSSPIVTTHTNNKSKSSLTTPLFTPAVGVTGAGAGGTGGTGARSYVDPHTYEDPNQAVREFAREIDAGYITIEAIIGGGEFGDVCRGKLKLPPDGRTEIDVAIKTLKPGSADKARNDFLTEASIMGQFEHPNVIFLQGVVTKSNPVMIITEFMENGSLDTFLRANDGKFQVLQLVGMLRGIASGMQYLAEMNYVHRDLAARNVLVNAALVCKIADFGLSREIESATEGAYTTRGGKIPVRWTAPEAIAFRKFTSASDVWSMGIVCWEVMSYGERPYWNWSNQDVIKSIEKGYRLPAPMDCPEAIYQLMLDCWQKERTHRPTFANLTQTLDKLIRSPDTLRKIAQNRIRERGAPPPPPPATSASSNVHLRKRGTNPLAPDAVDLTQLTSVSEWLASIKMSRYAESFERAGVTTLEAAARVTVQELTALGITLVGHQKKIMNSVTALRAQMSATSQSFLV, encoded by the exons TGGGTGGAAGAGTCATTCACAAACTTCGACAAGGGCATCAATTGGCGGAGTTACGTCGTCTGCGACGTTGCTTACAACAACGTGAACAATTGGCTCTGGACGCCGTTCATCGAGAGGGGTCCGGCGAATCGCATGTACATAGAAATCAAATTCACGACACGAGACTGCTCGTTGTTCCCTGGAAATGCTCTTAGCTGCAAGGAGACATTCAGTCTTCTCTACTACGAGTTTGACGCTGCTACGAAAGAGCCACCACCATGGGAGCCGGACAGTTATAAACTCATCG GACGAATAGCCGCTGGCGAGGGTAGATTCAACACGAATACGGAAGTGGTGATAAACACCGAAATAAAGTCCGTACCAGTTACGAAGAAGGGCGTGTACTTTGCCTTCCGTGATCAAGGTGCCTGCATCTCGCTTCTCGCTATAAAGGTTTATTACATTAGCTGTCCGGAAATCTCGGTGAACTTCGCTCATTTTCCGGCGACACCAACCGGCCGCGAAGTTGCCTTGGTCGAACAAACGATCGGCACCTGCGTCGCGAATGCTGTTAAGATCGAGACACCGACGTTCCTTTGCAAGGGTGATGGTAAATGGTATCTACCAAGTGGTGGATGTCATTGCAAACCTGGTTACCAAGCGGACATTGAAAAGCAGCAGTGCATTGAGTGTCCAATCGGTAGATTCAAGCATGAGGCTGGACCCCACAACTGCGAGCTGTGTCCTACTCATAGCAAATCGACCGATCAGGCTGTCACCGAGTGCCGGTGCGATGCCGATTATTACAGAGCTACTGATGATCCCAAGAAAATGCCTTGCACGC AACCACCGTCGGCGCCTCAGAACTTAACCGTCAATTTTGTGGACCAATCGACGGTGATCCTTTCATGGAACGCACCGCACAAACTCGGTGGTAGGACCGACACAACGTATAGGGTCGTTTGCGATGCTTGCAGTATGGGtgttaaatatatacctaACACG GAGATCTTCAACGATACGAAGATTACGATCACTGGCTTAAATGCTGTCACTACTTATCGTTTCCAAGTGTTCGCCGAAAATGGTGTGTCCGCACAGGCTGGTAAGTCGGAATACGTGGACATCACGGTCACTACCGAAGCGAGTGTACCAAGTTTGGTGAGCAATGTTAGAATCACGAGCGTCAAAAGTTCCGAGCTGAGCATTAGTTGGGATGCACCGGTCACGGAAGTAGGTGGAGATAGCGATCACGTCGAAAGATACGAAG TGAGGTGTTATCCGCGCTTCGACGATGCCATTAACGCCACTGTGATCCAAACTTCAGATCTCTCTGCCACTTTTAAAGGCCTAAAACCAGCAACGGATTACGCGATTCAGGTTCGAGCTAAAACCACACGTGGCTGGGGCGAATATACTCCTGTTATCTACAAAAAGACACCGCACGCGATGGGACTCG attatGTCGGTGAAGATGACAATATGCAAGTCAGAATAATTGCCGGTGCAGTAGTTGCAGTTGTCGTCCTTCttgttatcatcatcgtcatgaCCGTTCTCTTCCTGAGAAG AAACCCTTTACATTTAAACCCATACGCTTCACTCGACTCGACTCATATAATGCAATTTCGATGCAGCAGGGCCTCAGACGAGTGTAACAAGAAACAGCCGAGCGATTGCGACACCTTGGAATACAGAAACGGCGAAG GACTAGTTGTGACCTACA TGCACTGCAAAATGGACAGTTCACCGATTGTGACAACCCACACCAACAACAAGAGCAAGTCGTCGC TGACGACGCCGCTGTTCACGCCTGCAGTGGGAGTAACTGGAGCGGGTGCTGGAGGTACAGGTGGAACCGGTGCTAGAAGCTACGTTGATCCTCACACCTACGAAGATCCAAATCAGGCTGTTCGAGAATTTGCTAGAGAGATCGACGCTGGATATATCACGATAGAGGCCATAATCG GTGGTGGTGAATTCGGAGACGTTTGTCGTGGTAAATTGAAACTACCACCAGATGGTCGAACTGAAATCGACGTGGCCATAAAGACATTGAAACCTGGCTCTGCTGACAAAGCACGGAACGACTTTCTAACGGAAGCTTCGATAATGGGTCAGTTTGAGCATCCCAATGTGATATTCCTTCAGGGTGTCGTGACAAAGAGCAATCCAGTGATGATCATCACCGAATTCATGGAGAACGGAAGTTTGGACACTTTTCTTCGAGCGAACGATGGTAAATTCCAAGTGCTTCAGCTGGTCGGTATGTTACGTGGTATAGCCAGTGGTATGCAGTATCTCGCTGAAATGAATTACGTTCATCGTGATCTCGCGGCAAGAAATGTCCTAGTGAATGCTGCTCTGGTTTGTAAGATAGCTGATTTTGGACTGAGCCGAGAGATTGAAAGCGCGACAGAGGGCGCATATACGACCAGG GGCGGTAAGATTCCGGTACGATGGACAGCACCAGAGGCAATAGCATTCCGTAAATTCACTAGCGCCTCCGACGTCTGGAGTATGGGCATCGTTTGTTGGGAAGTCATGTCCTACGGCGAGAGACCATATTGGAATTGGTCCAACCAAGATGTGATAAAGTCGATCGAAAAAGGATACAGACTTCCAGCACCGATGGACTGTCCCGAAGCAATCTATCAGTTAATGCTCGACTGTTGGCAGAAAGAACGAACTCATCGGCCTACCTTCGCCAATCTCACTCAGACATTGGATAAACTCATACGGAGTCCGGACACTTTGAGGAAAATCGCTCAAAACAG AATCAGGGAACGGGGTGCTCCGCCCCCACCCCCACCCGCCACATCGGCATCTTCCAACGTGCATTtgagaaaaag GGGCACCAATCCACTGGCGCCGGACGCGGTGGACTTGACGCAGTTGACCTCGGTCAGCGAGTGGTTGGCCTCGATCAAAATGTCTCGATATGCTGAAAGTTTCGAGAGGGCAGGAGTGACCACGTTGGAGGCAGCAGCTCGCGTTACCGTTCAAGAACTCACCGCACTTGGTATAACCCTGGTCGGTCATCAAAAGAAGATCATGAACAGTGTGACGGCGTTAAGAGCGCAAATGTCCGCCACGTCGCAGAGCTTTCTCGtttag
- the LOC124427280 gene encoding ephrin type-B receptor 1-B isoform X17: MAPFFAASTLAGVLRPLLALLLALLIGCPRAIHAEQVVLLDTTTEAKLEWTRYPYGPQASTPGWVEESFTNFDKGINWRSYVVCDVAYNNVNNWLWTPFIERGPANRMYIEIKFTTRDCSLFPGNALSCKETFSLLYYEFDAATKEPPPWEPDSYKLIGRIAAGEGRFNTNTEVVINTEIKSVPVTKKGVYFAFRDQGACISLLAIKVYYISCPEISVNFAHFPATPTGREVALVEQTIGTCVANAVKIETPTFLCKGDGKWYLPSGGCHCKPGYQADIEKQQCIECPIGRFKHEAGPHNCELCPTHSKSTDQAVTECRCDADYYRATDDPKKMPCTQPPSAPQNLTVNFVDQSTVILSWNAPHKLGGRTDTTYRVVCDACSMGVKYIPNTEIFNDTKITITGLNAVTTYRFQVFAENGVSAQAGKSEYVDITVTTEASVPSLVSNVRITSVKSSELSISWDAPVTEVGGDSDHVERYEVRCYPRFDDAINATVIQTSDLSATFKGLKPATDYAIQVRAKTTRGWGEYTPVIYKKTPHAMGLDYVGEDDNMQVRIIAGAVVAVVVLLVIIIVMTVLFLRSRASDECNKKQPSDCDTLEYRNGEGLVVTYMTTPLFTPAVGVTGAGAGGTGGTGARSYVDPHTYEDPNQAVREFAREIDAGYITIEAIIGGGEFGDVCRGKLKLPPDGRTEIDVAIKTLKPGSADKARNDFLTEASIMGQFEHPNVIFLQGVVTKSNPVMIITEFMENGSLDTFLRANDGKFQVLQLVGMLRGIASGMQYLAEMNYVHRDLAARNVLVNAALVCKIADFGLSREIESATEGAYTTRGGKIPVRWTAPEAIAFRKFTSASDVWSMGIVCWEVMSYGERPYWNWSNQDVIKSIEKGYRLPAPMDCPEAIYQLMLDCWQKERTHRPTFANLTQTLDKLIRSPDTLRKIAQNRIRERGAPPPPPPATSASSNVHLRKRGTNPLAPDAVDLTQLTSVSEWLASIKMSRYAESFERAGVTTLEAAARVTVQELTALGITLVGHQKKIMNSVTALRAQMSATSQSFLV; this comes from the exons TGGGTGGAAGAGTCATTCACAAACTTCGACAAGGGCATCAATTGGCGGAGTTACGTCGTCTGCGACGTTGCTTACAACAACGTGAACAATTGGCTCTGGACGCCGTTCATCGAGAGGGGTCCGGCGAATCGCATGTACATAGAAATCAAATTCACGACACGAGACTGCTCGTTGTTCCCTGGAAATGCTCTTAGCTGCAAGGAGACATTCAGTCTTCTCTACTACGAGTTTGACGCTGCTACGAAAGAGCCACCACCATGGGAGCCGGACAGTTATAAACTCATCG GACGAATAGCCGCTGGCGAGGGTAGATTCAACACGAATACGGAAGTGGTGATAAACACCGAAATAAAGTCCGTACCAGTTACGAAGAAGGGCGTGTACTTTGCCTTCCGTGATCAAGGTGCCTGCATCTCGCTTCTCGCTATAAAGGTTTATTACATTAGCTGTCCGGAAATCTCGGTGAACTTCGCTCATTTTCCGGCGACACCAACCGGCCGCGAAGTTGCCTTGGTCGAACAAACGATCGGCACCTGCGTCGCGAATGCTGTTAAGATCGAGACACCGACGTTCCTTTGCAAGGGTGATGGTAAATGGTATCTACCAAGTGGTGGATGTCATTGCAAACCTGGTTACCAAGCGGACATTGAAAAGCAGCAGTGCATTGAGTGTCCAATCGGTAGATTCAAGCATGAGGCTGGACCCCACAACTGCGAGCTGTGTCCTACTCATAGCAAATCGACCGATCAGGCTGTCACCGAGTGCCGGTGCGATGCCGATTATTACAGAGCTACTGATGATCCCAAGAAAATGCCTTGCACGC AACCACCGTCGGCGCCTCAGAACTTAACCGTCAATTTTGTGGACCAATCGACGGTGATCCTTTCATGGAACGCACCGCACAAACTCGGTGGTAGGACCGACACAACGTATAGGGTCGTTTGCGATGCTTGCAGTATGGGtgttaaatatatacctaACACG GAGATCTTCAACGATACGAAGATTACGATCACTGGCTTAAATGCTGTCACTACTTATCGTTTCCAAGTGTTCGCCGAAAATGGTGTGTCCGCACAGGCTGGTAAGTCGGAATACGTGGACATCACGGTCACTACCGAAGCGAGTGTACCAAGTTTGGTGAGCAATGTTAGAATCACGAGCGTCAAAAGTTCCGAGCTGAGCATTAGTTGGGATGCACCGGTCACGGAAGTAGGTGGAGATAGCGATCACGTCGAAAGATACGAAG TGAGGTGTTATCCGCGCTTCGACGATGCCATTAACGCCACTGTGATCCAAACTTCAGATCTCTCTGCCACTTTTAAAGGCCTAAAACCAGCAACGGATTACGCGATTCAGGTTCGAGCTAAAACCACACGTGGCTGGGGCGAATATACTCCTGTTATCTACAAAAAGACACCGCACGCGATGGGACTCG attatGTCGGTGAAGATGACAATATGCAAGTCAGAATAATTGCCGGTGCAGTAGTTGCAGTTGTCGTCCTTCttgttatcatcatcgtcatgaCCGTTCTCTTCCTGAGAAG CAGGGCCTCAGACGAGTGTAACAAGAAACAGCCGAGCGATTGCGACACCTTGGAATACAGAAACGGCGAAG GACTAGTTGTGACCTACA TGACGACGCCGCTGTTCACGCCTGCAGTGGGAGTAACTGGAGCGGGTGCTGGAGGTACAGGTGGAACCGGTGCTAGAAGCTACGTTGATCCTCACACCTACGAAGATCCAAATCAGGCTGTTCGAGAATTTGCTAGAGAGATCGACGCTGGATATATCACGATAGAGGCCATAATCG GTGGTGGTGAATTCGGAGACGTTTGTCGTGGTAAATTGAAACTACCACCAGATGGTCGAACTGAAATCGACGTGGCCATAAAGACATTGAAACCTGGCTCTGCTGACAAAGCACGGAACGACTTTCTAACGGAAGCTTCGATAATGGGTCAGTTTGAGCATCCCAATGTGATATTCCTTCAGGGTGTCGTGACAAAGAGCAATCCAGTGATGATCATCACCGAATTCATGGAGAACGGAAGTTTGGACACTTTTCTTCGAGCGAACGATGGTAAATTCCAAGTGCTTCAGCTGGTCGGTATGTTACGTGGTATAGCCAGTGGTATGCAGTATCTCGCTGAAATGAATTACGTTCATCGTGATCTCGCGGCAAGAAATGTCCTAGTGAATGCTGCTCTGGTTTGTAAGATAGCTGATTTTGGACTGAGCCGAGAGATTGAAAGCGCGACAGAGGGCGCATATACGACCAGG GGCGGTAAGATTCCGGTACGATGGACAGCACCAGAGGCAATAGCATTCCGTAAATTCACTAGCGCCTCCGACGTCTGGAGTATGGGCATCGTTTGTTGGGAAGTCATGTCCTACGGCGAGAGACCATATTGGAATTGGTCCAACCAAGATGTGATAAAGTCGATCGAAAAAGGATACAGACTTCCAGCACCGATGGACTGTCCCGAAGCAATCTATCAGTTAATGCTCGACTGTTGGCAGAAAGAACGAACTCATCGGCCTACCTTCGCCAATCTCACTCAGACATTGGATAAACTCATACGGAGTCCGGACACTTTGAGGAAAATCGCTCAAAACAG AATCAGGGAACGGGGTGCTCCGCCCCCACCCCCACCCGCCACATCGGCATCTTCCAACGTGCATTtgagaaaaag GGGCACCAATCCACTGGCGCCGGACGCGGTGGACTTGACGCAGTTGACCTCGGTCAGCGAGTGGTTGGCCTCGATCAAAATGTCTCGATATGCTGAAAGTTTCGAGAGGGCAGGAGTGACCACGTTGGAGGCAGCAGCTCGCGTTACCGTTCAAGAACTCACCGCACTTGGTATAACCCTGGTCGGTCATCAAAAGAAGATCATGAACAGTGTGACGGCGTTAAGAGCGCAAATGTCCGCCACGTCGCAGAGCTTTCTCGtttag